In a genomic window of Erigeron canadensis isolate Cc75 chromosome 5, C_canadensis_v1, whole genome shotgun sequence:
- the LOC122601439 gene encoding uncharacterized protein LOC122601439 — protein FANHQLAKVLKRYGVTHRFSTSYHPQTSGQVENTNRALKRILEKTVQDNPKIWAKRLDDALWAFRTAYKTPIGTTPYKLLYGKTCHLPIEIEHKAYWALQNCNMDLILAGEKRFLQLHELDEMRLQAYDNSMLYKERTKAWHDKKIKRKEFKAGDKVLLFQSKYKIKAPKLKSRWIGPYVVKRSYSSGYVELYGNDESFIVNGQRLKHYHEEDEENAEVFEIGFYAINK, from the coding sequence ttcgcgaatcaccagCTTGCTAAGGTTTTAAAGAGGTATGGGGTCACCCATAGGTTCTCCACTTCGTATCACCCTCAAACAAGcggccaagtggaaaacacgAATAGGGCTTTGAAAAGGATCCTTGAAAAGACCGTGCAAGATAACCCAAAAATTTGGGCCAAGAGGCTTGATGATGCCTTGTGGGCGTTTCGAACCGCCTACAAGACTCCAATTGGTACTACCCCTTATAAGCTTCTTTATGGAAAAACTTGTCATCTCCCAATTGAGATTGAACACAAAGCCTATTGGGCTTTGcaaaattgtaatatggatctAATCTTGGCTGGTGAGAAAAGGTTTTTGCAGTTGCACGAGTTGGATGAAATGAGGTTGCAAGCTTATGACAACTCCATGTTATACAAGGAGCGTACAAAAGCTTGGCatgataagaagatcaagaggaAGGAATTTAAAGCCGGTGACAAGGTACTTTTgtttcaatcaaagtacaaaatcAAAGCACCGAAGCTCAAGTCGAGATGGATTGGACCGTATGTGGTGAAAAGAAGTTATTCGTCTGGATATGTGGAGTTGTATGGCAATGATGAGAGCTTCATTGTAAATGGACAACGCTTGAAGCATtatcatgaagaagatgaagaaaatgcgGAGGTGTTCGAAATTGGCTTTTATGCCATCAACAAGTGA